The proteins below come from a single Mercenaria mercenaria strain notata chromosome 3, MADL_Memer_1, whole genome shotgun sequence genomic window:
- the LOC128555640 gene encoding uncharacterized protein LOC128555640 translates to MWVTGSLVLILTAALVGMTTSPSDYTVAIVDCACAPLEKTSNAILTVLNAALDFTVSPVFILSQFGTTFLDLCKELCTKMACSLLDFVEYCLRNIVVALQTVISYATNLTLKAAKKLGAVKTTVTPIVSFSGIAQKYCSSIKMLFDHILYDLFIQTYIKTCLIYIFEACHILTSFPLLLIRYTMDKVIVVLKYLIALPSRCLLSLIKYVLYSFLHPYVCVIYSSCTVGIFVLVIPVLMHVCRVRDIRPLVRWLCTVAMNSESRNRVLDILYRMTNEEISRRDVGYMIGQSEDAIEGVVPEPETREECAVCYQTERLLKIVPCGHKTTCFKCLQEIGKINNRCPMCREHILFTV, encoded by the coding sequence ATGTGGGTGACTGGTTCCTTAGTTTTGATTCTAACAGCGGCTCTCGTAGGTATGACAACCAGTCCATCTGACTATACAGTTGCCATCGTAGACTGCGCTTGCGCACCGctagaaaaaacttcaaatgcCATCCTTACTGTTCTCAATGCTGCGCTAGATTTCACAGTATCGCccgttttcattttgtcacaatTCGGGACGACATTCTTGGATTTATGTAAAGAGCTGTGTACAAAAATGGCGTGCTCGTTGCTGGACTTCGTAGAGTATTGTTTGCGAAACATTGTGGTTGCCCTACAAACTGTTATTAGTTACGCTACAAACTTAACACTGAAGGCTGCCAAGAAATTGGGTGCTGTTAAGACAACCGTGACACCAATTGTTTCGTTTAGTGGTATTGCACAAAAATATTGCTCGTCTATCAAGATGTTATTCGACCATATTCTGTATGACTTATTCATTCAGACATATATCAAAACATGcctgatttatatttttgaagCATGCCATATTTTAACATCTTTTCCACTGTTGCTAATCAGGTACACAATGGACAAAGTCATAGTCGTTCTTAAATATCTTATAGCACTGCCATCCAGATGTTTGTTAAGTCTCATAAAGTATGTTCTTTACAGTTTTTTGCACCCTTACGTATGTGTGATATATTCCTCATGTACTGTTGGAATATTTGTTCTTGTGATTCCCGTGCTTATGCACGTGTGCAGAGTGAGAGATATCCGACCCCTTGTACGATGGCTGTGCACGGTGGCAATGAACTCGGAGTCTAGAAACAGAGTTTTGGATATTCTCTATCGAATGACAAATGAAGAGATCTCGAGAAGAGATGTAGGGTATATGATTGGCCAATCAGAAGACGCCATAGAAGGTGTAGTTCCGGAACCGGAAACTCGAGAAGAATGCGCAGTGTGTTATCAGACAGAGCGTCTCTTGAAAATTGTTCCTTGTGGCCATAAAACAACTTGCTTCAAGTGTTTGCAAGAAATTGGGAAAATAAATAATCGATGTCCAATGTGCAGAGAGCATATACTGTTTACGGTctaa
- the LOC123524676 gene encoding Rieske domain-containing protein-like, with protein MAEANELYVCSVSDLGTRNRKRITVAARDIFIVKAGDQFYALDSFCYHAGGPLYNGDIEDLGGRTCMVCPWHKYKVCLNTGQNYYQSVDPHNLDKPPKWTAGEVRQRTHTVTVRDGNIYVTLSSCDGTLDSDHYNKHKEK; from the exons gCTAATGAGTTGTATGTATGCAGTGTGTCAGATCTTGGTACCCGAAACAGAAAGAGGATCACAGTGGCCGCCAGAGACATTTTTATTGTGAAAGCCGGGGATCAGTTTTATGCTCTTGATTCATTCTGTTACC ATGCAGGTGGACCTTTGTACAATGGTGATATTGAG GATTTGGGTGGTAGAACATGCATGGTATGTCCATGGCACAAGTACAAAGTTTGTTTAAACACAGGACAAAATTATTACCAA TCTGTTGATCCACACAACCTGGATAAACCTCCAAAATGGACTGCTGGTGAAGTAAGACAGAGAACACACACAGTTACCGTCAGAGATGGAAATATCTATGTGACACTTTCATCATGTGATGGCACTCTTGACTCTGATCACTAtaataaacataaagaaaaatgA